The Anaerolineae bacterium genome has a window encoding:
- a CDS encoding radical SAM protein gives LAVYAGVNRIVSPARPAVQAAEALGLEIERRRECCIF, from the coding sequence GCTGGCGGTATATGCCGGCGTCAACCGCATCGTCAGCCCGGCGCGCCCCGCGGTACAGGCCGCTGAAGCGCTGGGCCTGGAGATTGAGCGCCGGCGCGAGTGCTGTATCTTCTAA